The following nucleotide sequence is from Populus nigra chromosome 15, ddPopNigr1.1, whole genome shotgun sequence.
TGCTTTGGCTTTtcctttatatttgaagattagaTCTGTATCTTGTTATGTATGCCTTCaagatgttttcttttccttgtgcTGATACTCGACTTGACCATTCATGGTTCTGGAAAAAGTATAGTTATGAACAGCAGAAAGTTTCCCTCAGCATAACTGTTATTTACTATTACTCCCACCTTGTCAATTTACTGGATTTTCCTTACAGGCCCTGAAAGAGTAAACATTAATGTCGAGAGATAACGGAATATTTAGCTGTTCTTTCTTAATTTACCTGCAGATTTACAAGTGAAGGTTTTGTTCATTGTGTTGCCAGTGGTCATAGTCCTCTGCTTCGATTACAAGTGTGGAAATTGTTGAAGCAGTGAGGTGAATTGATGGCAGAAATAACCAATGATACTTTGGTCAATATCGACGAACTAGCAGCTTCAATGAGAGGGGAGTTAGACAGCTTGCCTGTTCTGTCCTCAAAGTGTTGCATCTACACAGTTCCTAAGCGACTGCATCATTTGAACGAAAAGGCTTACACTCCTCAACTGGTCTCAATTGGGCCACTGCACCATGGCAAACCAGAACTAAGACCGATGGAAGAGCATAAAAAGAGGTACCTTCAAGATTTTCTTCAAAGGACAAAGTTGAGTCTGGTGGATTATCTTAAAGTCATagagaaaaatgagaaaaaactaCGAGATTGTTATGCGGAAACCATAGAATTTAGCAGTGATGAGTTCATAAAAATGATTCTAGTGGATGCTGCCTTCATCATTGAAGTCTTGTTGAGGTATCATTTCAAACCAATgcgaaaggaaaaggaaaatgatcgaGTATATAATAAACCATGGGCGATACAAGATATAAGGAAAGATATGTGGTTACTTGAAAATCAGCTTCCTTTCTTTATTCTGGAGGATCTTTTTGATCCTGCAAGAATAACCTTGCCGTCTGGCAGCAATCAAATGCTTTCAATCACCAAGCTTGCCTATGAGTTCTCAAAAGATTTGTGGGACTTGGAGGAAATGGAGGAGAAATCTCAGAAAAACAAATCCCCTAAAGTACAACAtctagttgattttttatggatttGCCATCAACCTCCTCAGTCGAAATCCAAGAAGAAACTTAAAACTCTGGGCATACCCAGTGCAACAGAGCTCCATCAGGCTGGGGTCAAGTTCAAGCTGGGGTCAAGCAAAAACTTATTTGACATAAAATTCAAGAATGGGATTTTGGAGATACCCAGATTGGAAATAGTCGGTGCGACAGAGCTGTTATTCAGAAATCTGCTGGCATTTGAGCAATGCCATTGTTCTAAGAACTACATAAATGACTATGTCATCATTATCAATCACCTTGTCAACACGGCTAAGGATGTGGAATTACTTGTTAAAGATGGAATTGTTGAGAACTGGCTCTGGGATGATGAAGGGATGTCTGCTCTTTTTCATAGCCTTGTCAAAGAGACTTTTGTCATGGTCGACCATTTCCATTTTTCTGGTCTGGTTGAAGAGCTGAATGCATACTGCAGAAAACCTTGGCACAAGTGGCAGGCAACCTTAAAACAGCATTACTTCAATAATCCATGGTCCATCATTTCATTTATCGCTGCTGTCATTCTACTTGTACTCACTACTATACAAGCAGTGTGTTCTATTTTGTCAGTGTAGGTACTACCAAACTGATTTTCATAGTGTTTTAAGTTGCTTTGAGTTGAGCAGACTGCGAAGCTTTACCTTGTGATTGCAGTCTCTATTCTGTTGTCAATGTTGATTTTGTCTAATGACTCTGTTCCTGTAACACTGCTATCAACTAGTTCAATATGTTGTCAGTAATGATCCAAGTAGTTTTTTCATGATCTAGAAGGAATTATGAATATGAAcagaataaaaaacactatcCTCTTACAAGCTGACAAGGTAAGAAGAGAAGGAACAATACCAGCATCCTCGATAATGCTGATAACTATACTTGCAAAGCAggtcacaaaaaaaaagaagcaaataaaGAATCCATGTCCTCAAGACATTTCGTACGTTAGTCGTGGCTTTGCAAGTTGAAaccatgaaagaaaaacaatagaatCACGGTTTTATTACAGCTTAAGATTTACACCTAcaggtgaaagaaaaaaaactatattttcgTACAGATTAAAAAGCTGAAGATCACCCTCTTATACTATTGTCTTGTGTTTGCGCTTTTCAAAAACCgcttaaacttaaaattttaaattgttaaatgagatttatattattttctaagaaTTTATTCAACTAATACATGTATatgacagggaaaaaaaaactggataAGAACCTGACTTTGAACAGAGCATTGAAGCTTAATATgttgtcaaggaaaaaaaacaaccattcaTACCATTTCGAAGGTAAAATCTCTTATAGGTTcctattagaaaataatataaatcatatcttgggatcctacctaacagtttaagttattggattgagatggttcCTTGATATAGTATTAGAGCCTTGATGATCAAGCTATTATaaattcgaatctcatcatctctatttatttgataaaaattaaatacaaggtAAGATGAGTTTATATAAGTTTCCAGTTCAAAAGACTTTCACTTAAAGAGACAtgttaaaaagtaatataaattatatcttaaaacctCACTTAACAGCATACCATCATTTCTTGAAATCAATGCACTTTGCACCACCGAGAAGCTTCTGTCACTCTTATACATTCACCACTGAACATTGAATTCTTTCAACTAGTTCTTCATATTTATCTCCAAAATTAAGTCTTTTATACACGAGACTTTCATTGAGACATTTCATCAAACATGTAGTGGGCCTTAAATCCAACCAGAGAAATGGACGATTAACGAATCGTGAACTATCATGAGCTAAAGAAACACtaaaatatgatgaaattaGCGGTGAAGAAACAGCTTAATTAGAAACTTGAACTAAATTTGCTGTTGCTTGTTTTGAATCAAATGGCGGTTGTGGAAGATTTTGCCTGATTTCTGCGGAATTGAAAAATATGGGCCTTTTTTATATTACGGATGTTTTCTATTTCAGCCCATCTGGGTTCATGATTCTGTGTTGGGCCAAATATTGCCCTGAATGGCCCAGGTATTGGCCCATGATCTTGATACGCCGATTCGTGAATATTTATGGATtccacttatatatatatatatatatatatatatatatatatatatatatatatatatatatatatatatatatattagtgagaTTGTGATacttaaataatttgatttatgaaaaataga
It contains:
- the LOC133673789 gene encoding UPF0481 protein At3g47200-like; protein product: MAEITNDTLVNIDELAASMRGELDSLPVLSSKCCIYTVPKRLHHLNEKAYTPQLVSIGPLHHGKPELRPMEEHKKRYLQDFLQRTKLSLVDYLKVIEKNEKKLRDCYAETIEFSSDEFIKMILVDAAFIIEVLLRYHFKPMRKEKENDRVYNKPWAIQDIRKDMWLLENQLPFFILEDLFDPARITLPSGSNQMLSITKLAYEFSKDLWDLEEMEEKSQKNKSPKVQHLVDFLWICHQPPQSKSKKKLKTLGIPSATELHQAGVKFKLGSSKNLFDIKFKNGILEIPRLEIVGATELLFRNLLAFEQCHCSKNYINDYVIIINHLVNTAKDVELLVKDGIVENWLWDDEGMSALFHSLVKETFVMVDHFHFSGLVEELNAYCRKPWHKWQATLKQHYFNNPWSIISFIAAVILLVLTTIQAVCSILSV